From a region of the Streptomyces caniferus genome:
- a CDS encoding DUF6177 family protein: MTKDVIALTQRMPDPSAMLAGLLSGGPDKLVDTTGEGAVVRLCDEQGRPLVSVEAPLLVQVAGEAERLLGATPPPLPYWWTEARATTGVEEAERLAGTFAARLAALADGSAWPPEAAQSLTVVETDGMRVAPTPAAAQPAVDVLTDKVAVVIQDRPVIAMTAWLQDAIQTAAGDGLGLQIVTPPGTTLSPAVRASLSNWPSRWVVRDERDGYYDGQSGAVLRWQDDMFQPVAAADATADDPRTPVASSYQEVTDTGEQQLAITFRTVHPADERLVLGGALESIWRELTGEPPAGWGTAEPANLPWSPRQMTDLAYERAPEPTWFVVVGSRERPGLATVRISRTKAGVEEYVTLMFGYGPDEEPPMGSLPTAAEVLATRHRLLSMLVQIRKARRDLAVPPRFEGPGVPLAFVLGADEVRQMPGDRARHTPMAQPPVPLGPKTRPAMYYPLPGDPLDLSGWQDFERLVRHLKGK, from the coding sequence ATGACCAAGGACGTCATCGCCCTCACCCAGCGCATGCCCGACCCGTCGGCCATGCTCGCGGGGCTGCTCTCCGGAGGCCCGGACAAGCTAGTGGACACGACGGGCGAGGGTGCCGTCGTGCGGCTGTGCGACGAGCAGGGACGCCCCCTCGTCTCCGTCGAAGCCCCTCTGCTTGTCCAGGTCGCGGGTGAGGCCGAGCGGCTGCTCGGAGCCACCCCGCCGCCGCTTCCGTACTGGTGGACAGAGGCCCGCGCGACCACCGGTGTGGAAGAAGCCGAGCGGCTCGCGGGCACCTTCGCGGCCCGGCTGGCCGCTTTGGCCGACGGCTCCGCCTGGCCACCTGAAGCCGCGCAGTCCCTGACCGTGGTGGAAACCGACGGTATGCGCGTTGCGCCCACACCCGCCGCCGCACAGCCTGCGGTCGACGTCCTCACCGACAAGGTCGCCGTCGTCATCCAGGACCGCCCGGTTATCGCCATGACGGCCTGGCTCCAGGACGCTATCCAGACCGCCGCCGGTGACGGGCTGGGCCTCCAGATCGTCACCCCGCCAGGAACCACGCTCTCCCCCGCCGTTCGCGCCAGCCTGAGCAACTGGCCTTCACGCTGGGTCGTGCGCGACGAGCGGGACGGCTACTACGACGGACAGTCCGGAGCCGTCCTGCGCTGGCAGGACGACATGTTCCAACCGGTAGCGGCAGCAGACGCGACCGCCGACGACCCCCGCACCCCGGTCGCCTCCTCCTACCAGGAGGTCACCGACACCGGCGAGCAGCAGCTGGCCATTACCTTCCGCACGGTCCACCCCGCAGACGAGCGTCTGGTCCTTGGCGGTGCGCTGGAGTCGATTTGGCGCGAACTCACCGGTGAGCCTCCGGCGGGGTGGGGAACCGCGGAGCCCGCCAACCTCCCCTGGTCGCCGCGCCAGATGACCGACCTCGCCTACGAGCGGGCGCCCGAGCCGACCTGGTTCGTGGTGGTCGGCAGCCGGGAACGGCCGGGCCTGGCCACAGTGCGCATCAGCCGGACGAAGGCGGGCGTGGAGGAGTACGTCACGCTGATGTTCGGCTACGGCCCCGACGAGGAGCCGCCGATGGGCTCCCTGCCCACGGCCGCTGAGGTGCTCGCCACCCGCCACCGCCTCCTGTCCATGCTCGTCCAGATCCGCAAAGCCCGCCGGGACCTGGCGGTGCCGCCCCGCTTCGAGGGGCCCGGTGTCCCGCTCGCCTTCGTGCTCGGCGCGGACGAGGTCCGCCAGATGCCCGGCGACCGCGCCCGGCACACGCCGATGGCCCAGCCGCCTGTCCCCCTCGGACCGAAGACCCGCCCCGCGATGTACTACCCGCTGCCGGGAGACCCGTTGGACCTGTCGGGCTGGCAAGACTTCGAGCGCCTGGTGCGACATCTGAAAGGCAAGTGA
- a CDS encoding pore-forming ESAT-6 family protein has protein sequence MAAGMDRRSYDSGASAEAQGNIQAVIARLEQVIAARDAQVKAAMSDFAADGVAEEYHGKELRWNRASQEVRSIIQLLKTTLEKNDGTAHQTLARAKAAVDNIG, from the coding sequence ATGGCTGCCGGCATGGACCGTCGTTCGTACGACTCGGGTGCATCGGCGGAGGCGCAGGGCAACATCCAGGCGGTGATCGCGCGCCTGGAGCAGGTGATCGCGGCGCGTGATGCGCAGGTCAAGGCGGCGATGTCGGATTTCGCCGCGGACGGTGTCGCGGAGGAGTACCACGGCAAGGAACTGCGCTGGAACCGCGCCTCGCAGGAGGTCAGGAGCATCATCCAGCTGCTGAAGACGACGCTGGAGAAGAACGACGGCACCGCGCACCAGACGCTCGCACGCGCGAAGGCCGCGGTCGACAACATCGGCTGA
- a CDS encoding DUF6507 family protein — MASWDIQPQGVQGQLKVVGTHAEDLGKALSTLLSDIQEAAQAAGTAVPGTQARTPLSPGPWAPTNKPLGPAATSLFTQTATGPVAAALAEYVTKRKPHMKAMADRCQAAVLGAAKATNEYVQGDLEAARNAQNAAHTVRLDALKDFGGKKK, encoded by the coding sequence ATGGCGTCATGGGACATCCAGCCACAGGGAGTGCAGGGCCAGTTGAAGGTCGTCGGCACGCATGCCGAAGACCTGGGGAAAGCCCTCAGCACACTGCTCTCGGACATCCAGGAAGCGGCTCAGGCAGCGGGTACGGCCGTGCCGGGCACGCAGGCCCGAACACCGCTGTCGCCCGGACCGTGGGCGCCGACGAACAAGCCGTTGGGACCGGCGGCCACCTCCCTGTTCACACAGACGGCGACGGGGCCGGTCGCCGCGGCCCTGGCCGAGTACGTAACGAAGCGCAAGCCGCACATGAAGGCCATGGCCGATCGCTGCCAGGCCGCCGTTCTGGGGGCTGCCAAGGCCACCAATGAGTACGTCCAGGGCGACCTGGAGGCGGCCAGGAACGCCCAGAACGCCGCCCATACCGTGCGGCTGGACGCTCTCAAGGACTTCGGGGGGAAGAAGAAGTGA
- a CDS encoding pentapeptide repeat-containing protein produces the protein MSSKAVVGEIVSSGTRKNWKPTALPADPEATRQLQEWLASEEYNLNGMERDFRGADLSGGDFSNAWFTDAVLVGVRLVGASFYRADLQSADLTEADLTGADLVKANLDEAVLRTARLNGADMVGASLYGTDASGASFRTTRFLGASLIDTDMRGADLTDAVLDENIFEIKADDSTVMRGLTGTVFGPVTVFSGESSRELAGTELEAWIAERGGQVRVLPPYRTPQ, from the coding sequence ATGTCGTCGAAAGCCGTGGTTGGGGAGATCGTGTCATCTGGTACCCGTAAGAACTGGAAGCCGACTGCGCTCCCGGCCGATCCGGAAGCCACGCGGCAACTGCAGGAATGGCTCGCCTCGGAGGAATATAACCTCAATGGCATGGAGCGCGACTTCCGGGGCGCCGACCTCTCAGGTGGGGACTTCTCGAACGCGTGGTTCACCGATGCGGTTCTCGTGGGCGTGCGACTTGTCGGCGCGTCCTTCTACCGGGCCGACCTTCAGTCGGCGGATCTGACCGAGGCGGATCTGACCGGAGCGGATCTCGTCAAGGCGAACCTGGACGAGGCCGTGCTCCGAACGGCGCGGCTCAACGGGGCGGACATGGTCGGGGCTTCGCTGTACGGTACCGATGCGTCGGGAGCGAGCTTCCGCACAACGAGGTTCCTCGGTGCTTCGCTGATCGACACCGACATGAGGGGGGCGGACCTGACGGATGCCGTCCTTGACGAGAACATCTTCGAGATCAAGGCCGACGACTCCACGGTGATGCGTGGCTTGACAGGCACCGTATTCGGGCCGGTCACCGTCTTCAGTGGCGAGTCGTCCCGAGAACTGGCCGGCACCGAACTCGAGGCATGGATCGCTGAGCGGGGTGGGCAGGTACGGGTACTTCCTCCGTACCGCACACCGCAGTAG
- a CDS encoding NUDIX hydrolase: protein MTQQNTDEQSGIAAAIVVHEGCVLMVRRRVSEGQLSWQFPAGEVEPGEEREDAAVRETHEETGLTVMAVKLLGERVHPKTGRLMSYTACQMLGGTAHVADTEELAELAWVAHGDIPEYVPYGLFEPVQEYLNGVMPS from the coding sequence GTGACGCAGCAGAACACGGACGAGCAGTCGGGTATCGCCGCCGCCATCGTCGTTCACGAGGGCTGTGTGCTCATGGTCCGCCGCCGGGTGAGCGAGGGACAGCTGTCCTGGCAGTTTCCGGCCGGAGAGGTCGAGCCCGGCGAGGAACGCGAGGACGCTGCCGTACGGGAGACCCACGAGGAGACAGGGCTGACCGTGATGGCGGTCAAGCTGCTCGGCGAGCGCGTCCACCCGAAGACGGGCCGCCTGATGTCGTACACCGCCTGCCAGATGCTGGGCGGCACAGCTCATGTAGCGGACACCGAAGAGCTGGCCGAACTTGCTTGGGTCGCCCACGGTGACATCCCGGAGTACGTTCCCTACGGACTGTTCGAGCCGGTGCAGGAGTACCTCAACGGTGTCATGCCGTCCTGA
- a CDS encoding RNaseH domain-containing protein, which yields MGRRSTQRDLTAHTTSIKCTPQLLDGMTALVWDFGDYHSPTRRAWRDLGTTANRNSKRIEGVQDSDPFLIPYSIAVTVLQQITDGYVYLDRNLAFMVTLSPVESGVLKNVFTYLEGIVRKIPLDEIPFMDEPALAKLVAGVTPQSLSLAENILAQQDGGPASPDSWAYQAVKWHIAKKLAAKPLLDTEVEPVREPYETKDGVTKERIVDWQPSTNTAAVYYRPDSDGGLIAWDHPIGPLFASLAHPVDLSEAATARPKDPTRAQVQYAMSRVSVKMATYTAEPNPVLNLNAHIRRVNNTVVHARTALLDHGTHRPLMSLSLDGWGLRQANKHALEILAKLDADRTALTALEERVADERHRLNLRDENGKRIDILTPAPGTIRPTMPKTDSFAVGTGAGIYQLSLLQDQIRRAFGDAVSLLELKSKGNVFGKRPHEPATSTQEKEKKKRKSDGDYIDLIGNPSPDSIRRSIEAAGYTKLRILCLWYRDETLTRMIHGLAHPYDLDPEHIDPDPNGKDTTPLAEGIEAVFCNAETLLEHGPGKERTSDAEALISQFAEPGVLLAAWCETELPVRGEEHEGMKPAEVKSALAENDAKHQVVRELAKAAVPSQFLVGRTYDPFTKTFSTVKKPAAAFEDHRVYMGQLDLYRSCGVIDDRFERALYPEDDPYPLPRMAFVGIHIRKQATDRKYKGQPKRIITATAVIPSRKAGETWRMLGWSNIHPQWEHYARAQSNFHASNYPLHTQDGQGEMQRWAQAGEDVRTALQDLSDELDGLPYALMIDGHASRRVWPGLHNNKQGLSPDPDDPRLWLPGSGLPASWNPVSIIRMNCAQAEMPRLVSVIEKLKNGTTKPLKTSSDLYYPEDRPEGHPWFLFTEPRNYGKKRHGQWKTRWRADPGKASKNADERKENELNSPWYSMTTREITPMYTRDGYEREALAVAAARLSHQALSWSDRTRYPAPLHAALQMDLGHPQFRRSEPKDAESLEILREAGGGDA from the coding sequence ATGGGGCGTCGCAGCACGCAGCGGGATCTCACCGCGCACACCACATCGATCAAGTGCACCCCACAGCTCCTGGACGGCATGACCGCCCTGGTCTGGGACTTCGGTGACTACCACTCGCCGACGCGCAGAGCCTGGCGCGACCTGGGCACCACGGCCAACCGCAACAGCAAGCGGATTGAAGGCGTACAGGATTCCGACCCCTTCCTGATTCCGTACTCCATCGCGGTCACCGTTCTCCAGCAGATCACCGACGGGTACGTGTACCTGGACAGAAACCTGGCGTTCATGGTGACGCTCAGCCCCGTGGAATCCGGCGTCCTCAAGAACGTTTTCACCTACCTGGAAGGGATCGTCCGCAAGATCCCTCTCGACGAGATCCCGTTCATGGACGAGCCCGCCCTGGCGAAACTGGTGGCCGGTGTCACGCCGCAGTCGCTCAGCCTCGCCGAGAACATCCTCGCCCAGCAGGACGGCGGGCCAGCCAGCCCTGACAGCTGGGCCTATCAGGCGGTGAAGTGGCATATCGCGAAGAAGCTGGCCGCTAAACCGCTCTTGGACACGGAAGTGGAACCGGTCCGTGAGCCGTACGAGACGAAGGACGGCGTGACGAAGGAACGCATCGTCGACTGGCAGCCGTCCACCAACACCGCGGCTGTGTACTACCGACCCGATAGCGACGGCGGTCTGATCGCATGGGACCACCCCATCGGCCCGCTGTTCGCCTCCCTGGCCCACCCCGTCGACCTCAGTGAAGCTGCCACCGCCCGCCCCAAGGACCCCACACGGGCGCAAGTCCAGTACGCCATGTCCCGCGTCTCGGTGAAGATGGCCACCTACACCGCCGAGCCCAACCCCGTCCTGAACCTGAACGCACACATCCGCCGCGTCAACAACACCGTCGTCCACGCACGCACCGCCTTGCTCGACCACGGCACCCACCGCCCCCTGATGTCCCTCTCTCTGGACGGATGGGGCCTGCGCCAGGCGAACAAGCACGCGCTGGAGATCCTGGCGAAACTCGACGCCGACCGGACAGCGCTCACGGCGTTGGAGGAACGTGTTGCCGACGAACGCCACCGCCTGAACCTCAGGGACGAAAACGGCAAGAGGATCGACATCCTCACACCCGCGCCCGGCACCATCCGGCCGACCATGCCCAAAACGGACTCCTTCGCCGTCGGTACCGGCGCCGGCATCTACCAGCTCTCCCTTCTGCAGGACCAGATCCGGCGCGCCTTCGGCGACGCCGTCTCTCTGCTCGAGCTGAAGTCGAAGGGGAACGTCTTCGGCAAGCGGCCCCACGAGCCCGCCACCTCGACGCAGGAGAAGGAGAAGAAGAAGCGAAAGAGCGACGGGGATTACATCGACCTCATCGGCAACCCCTCGCCTGACAGCATCCGGCGCTCCATCGAAGCAGCCGGCTACACCAAGCTCCGCATCCTGTGTCTCTGGTACCGGGACGAGACCCTCACGCGCATGATCCATGGTCTCGCCCACCCCTACGACCTCGATCCGGAACACATCGACCCCGACCCCAACGGAAAGGACACCACGCCTCTCGCGGAGGGCATCGAGGCAGTCTTCTGCAACGCCGAGACGTTGCTGGAGCACGGCCCTGGAAAGGAGAGGACCTCGGATGCCGAGGCCCTCATCAGCCAGTTCGCAGAGCCAGGCGTGCTCCTCGCGGCCTGGTGCGAGACGGAGCTCCCCGTCCGCGGGGAAGAACACGAAGGCATGAAGCCCGCCGAGGTGAAGTCCGCCCTCGCCGAGAATGACGCCAAACACCAGGTGGTACGGGAGCTCGCAAAGGCCGCGGTGCCGTCTCAGTTCTTGGTTGGCCGCACGTACGACCCGTTCACCAAGACGTTCAGCACCGTCAAGAAGCCCGCTGCGGCGTTCGAAGACCACCGCGTCTACATGGGCCAGCTGGACTTGTACCGATCGTGCGGCGTGATCGACGACCGGTTCGAGCGTGCTCTCTACCCTGAAGACGACCCGTATCCGCTGCCCCGCATGGCCTTTGTGGGCATCCATATCCGCAAGCAGGCCACCGACCGCAAGTACAAGGGACAGCCCAAGAGGATCATCACCGCCACCGCGGTGATCCCGTCCCGCAAGGCCGGCGAGACCTGGCGCATGCTCGGTTGGAGCAACATCCACCCGCAGTGGGAGCACTACGCGCGGGCGCAGAGCAATTTCCATGCCTCCAACTACCCTCTGCACACGCAGGACGGCCAAGGTGAAATGCAGCGTTGGGCACAGGCCGGCGAGGACGTCCGTACCGCCCTCCAAGACCTCAGCGACGAGCTCGATGGGCTCCCGTACGCCCTGATGATCGACGGCCACGCCAGCCGCCGCGTGTGGCCGGGCCTGCACAACAACAAGCAGGGCCTCAGCCCTGACCCGGACGACCCCCGCCTGTGGCTTCCAGGAAGCGGCCTGCCCGCCTCCTGGAATCCCGTCAGCATCATCCGCATGAATTGCGCGCAGGCCGAGATGCCACGACTCGTCTCCGTCATTGAGAAGCTGAAGAACGGCACCACCAAGCCGCTCAAGACCTCCAGCGACCTCTACTACCCGGAAGACCGTCCCGAGGGGCATCCATGGTTCCTTTTCACCGAGCCCCGCAACTACGGCAAGAAGCGCCACGGACAGTGGAAGACCCGCTGGCGCGCCGACCCGGGCAAGGCGTCAAAGAACGCTGACGAGCGCAAGGAGAACGAACTCAACTCCCCCTGGTACAGCATGACCACTCGCGAAATCACTCCGATGTACACGCGCGACGGGTACGAGCGCGAGGCCCTCGCCGTCGCCGCAGCCCGACTCAGCCACCAGGCGCTCTCGTGGTCCGATCGAACCCGCTACCCCGCGCCACTTCACGCCGCACTCCAGATGGACCTCGGCCACCCGCAGTTCCGCCGCTCCGAACCCAAGGACGCAGAGAGCCTCGAGATCCTCAGGGAAGCAGGCGGAGGCGACGCATAA
- a CDS encoding restriction endonuclease-related protein, which translates to MMRHGDTTTVQQTHVLLEIVKAFAVCEHAMAVGDLAGPRRLDRLMEAHGILMAACGPGHHIPFDELMGRLTGERAGSLERLLPEWINAEELTGVRLLESDGVATEEGFDFRHEAQRVMRAAQKVGKFSGQVTKPKLDDEYSQESVFSAIKGPFYERHRRTLVENPTVPREGLAALNLPSRANDFYGPISQYGQYSGWWWPCPACHWPMKVTADRSSGRIRGQVRCLYPWHEETGASYEFVVTTRREPAPELSPTFECRVPSGRFAQLWTGAVPLVPEARAVAETVALMRPVWRYTVVPGLPELALHRAVSARLERTAWTSQLWPNGDQCDLWVTHEDNDGPRFMADFKDYTWPNHLVSKLDMDGGDRGGAEYLVVPDHRKEQVDQLNAVCRRHGMKAAMTATDYLEMVVKHVKGGQA; encoded by the coding sequence ATGATGCGACACGGAGACACGACCACGGTCCAGCAGACCCATGTCCTGCTGGAAATCGTCAAGGCATTCGCGGTGTGCGAGCACGCGATGGCCGTCGGGGATCTGGCCGGACCCCGACGTCTAGACCGCCTCATGGAAGCCCACGGGATCCTGATGGCCGCGTGCGGACCCGGCCACCACATCCCCTTCGACGAACTGATGGGCAGACTCACCGGTGAACGAGCGGGTTCTCTTGAGCGGCTGCTGCCCGAGTGGATCAACGCCGAAGAACTCACGGGCGTACGGCTGCTGGAGAGCGACGGCGTCGCAACCGAAGAAGGCTTCGACTTCCGGCATGAAGCGCAGCGTGTCATGCGCGCCGCGCAGAAAGTCGGGAAATTCAGTGGCCAGGTGACCAAGCCCAAGCTGGATGACGAGTACAGCCAGGAGTCCGTCTTCAGCGCGATCAAGGGCCCGTTCTACGAGAGGCACCGCAGAACGCTGGTCGAGAATCCGACCGTCCCGAGGGAGGGCCTGGCCGCGCTTAACCTGCCGTCCCGGGCGAACGACTTTTATGGGCCAATCTCCCAGTACGGGCAGTACAGCGGCTGGTGGTGGCCTTGCCCGGCCTGTCATTGGCCGATGAAGGTGACGGCAGACCGATCCAGCGGGCGTATTCGCGGACAGGTGCGTTGCCTCTACCCCTGGCACGAGGAAACGGGCGCGTCTTACGAGTTCGTCGTGACCACTCGCCGTGAGCCGGCCCCCGAGTTGAGCCCGACGTTCGAGTGCCGGGTGCCATCGGGGCGATTTGCCCAGCTGTGGACCGGTGCTGTTCCGCTCGTGCCGGAGGCCAGAGCGGTGGCGGAGACGGTAGCGCTGATGCGGCCGGTGTGGCGATACACCGTTGTGCCCGGGCTTCCCGAACTGGCTCTGCATCGGGCCGTCTCAGCCAGGCTCGAACGCACAGCCTGGACGTCGCAACTGTGGCCCAACGGGGATCAGTGTGACCTGTGGGTGACTCATGAGGACAACGATGGGCCTCGCTTCATGGCTGACTTCAAGGACTACACCTGGCCCAATCACCTGGTCAGCAAACTTGACATGGACGGCGGCGACCGGGGCGGAGCCGAGTATCTGGTGGTGCCCGACCATCGCAAGGAGCAGGTGGACCAGCTCAACGCGGTGTGCCGCAGACACGGGATGAAGGCGGCAATGACCGCGACGGACTACCTGGAGATGGTCGTCAAGCACGTCAAGGGAGGACAGGCATGA
- a CDS encoding helix-turn-helix domain-containing protein, producing MSVQELAEATGVSPGSVRRWEAGTQAVSDRAFGRLLKVLHCDAQDLTAGERGTETLQDLRRRAGMSAAEVASLLRRKRASQGLHISAEKVRDLERGRPVSGRDWLSPETQGRVARMLAQVYGIPDRVVVDAWRRTRPNDIAPTLPARRSRSTSEAALATWRELNERQRSYLTCIFHQDQEAEEEQRQNRYAGEAQRPAAAWRRLTLALSAPADLVGFTRIQERLREAGIHDPGTGSSVSALDRRGLITVYRDRLYVDGLGDVPRTRVEMTRRGRAVARAALGVTPAPTPPAALLSPWLWKIVVRVARAGAQGVDGSLAGRGPHYLAVGQSPDGRTPSRGFIVLRLPDEADHGPYRWFLTDSGRRHIADHIDTYRSLYPSVEVGSIAAEFA from the coding sequence ATGAGCGTGCAGGAGCTGGCCGAAGCCACTGGTGTCTCTCCTGGGTCTGTACGCCGCTGGGAGGCAGGAACGCAAGCAGTAAGCGACCGAGCCTTCGGGCGCCTGCTGAAGGTGCTGCACTGTGATGCGCAAGACCTGACAGCAGGCGAACGGGGGACCGAGACGCTGCAGGATCTGCGTCGCCGGGCGGGTATGAGCGCCGCCGAGGTCGCTTCGCTGCTTCGACGCAAGCGAGCCTCGCAGGGTCTGCACATCAGCGCCGAGAAGGTACGTGACCTTGAGCGTGGCCGCCCGGTGAGCGGGCGGGATTGGCTGTCCCCTGAAACCCAGGGCCGGGTGGCACGAATGCTGGCCCAGGTCTACGGAATTCCCGACCGCGTGGTCGTTGACGCCTGGCGCCGCACCCGCCCGAACGACATTGCCCCCACGCTTCCGGCCCGTCGATCTCGGAGCACGTCCGAGGCGGCACTGGCAACCTGGCGCGAGCTCAACGAGCGACAGCGCAGCTACCTGACGTGCATCTTCCATCAGGACCAGGAAGCAGAAGAGGAACAGCGCCAGAATCGCTATGCAGGGGAGGCCCAGCGGCCCGCTGCAGCGTGGCGTCGGCTGACCTTGGCGCTCAGTGCGCCAGCGGACCTTGTCGGCTTCACCCGCATCCAAGAGCGGCTCCGGGAGGCCGGCATTCACGATCCGGGGACCGGGTCGTCCGTGAGCGCACTGGACAGACGGGGCCTGATCACCGTTTACCGGGATCGCCTGTATGTCGACGGACTGGGGGATGTTCCGCGTACGCGCGTAGAGATGACTCGGCGCGGCCGAGCGGTCGCACGCGCGGCGCTCGGAGTTACGCCCGCTCCAACACCGCCCGCAGCACTGCTTTCGCCGTGGCTGTGGAAAATCGTGGTTCGTGTCGCGCGGGCAGGGGCGCAAGGTGTGGACGGCAGCCTCGCCGGACGGGGACCGCACTACCTTGCCGTCGGCCAGAGTCCCGACGGGCGTACACCCAGCCGTGGCTTCATTGTTCTGCGCCTCCCTGACGAGGCGGACCACGGACCTTACCGCTGGTTCCTCACCGATTCCGGGCGACGTCATATCGCCGACCACATTGACACCTACCGCTCGTTGTACCCGAGCGTCGAAGTCGGCTCCATCGCAGCGGAGTTCGCGTGA
- a CDS encoding DUF5677 domain-containing protein codes for MTYKFGANRQCARRVDTVLPNFLDSANEVLSDEVTTLEEHREIFPLLMGWWLFTRSTAAAMIHLYRQGFTVEVKPLARNLFAHAFAMSWLVDNGPAAVQAVHTYLGKQEQSFTNNLVEIKYPLPEPPRKVAPPVFQTLEEHRWHEKLVGEITYFANMVAAYNVPMAYPLYRMHSAYAHTSAQTANAFITVGADGRVGFTAEATEDTLTDQVYMAVSVFTAAQAIGPTIKGDPMRKPLEKAMGDLGISGDLRPRRKSCTAPRPQAGPTGDSRAVTPSA; via the coding sequence ATGACGTACAAATTCGGCGCCAACCGGCAGTGCGCGCGCCGTGTCGATACGGTGCTGCCCAACTTTCTCGACAGCGCTAACGAAGTGCTCAGCGACGAGGTGACGACACTGGAGGAGCATCGGGAAATCTTCCCGCTCCTCATGGGCTGGTGGCTCTTCACCCGTAGTACGGCTGCAGCGATGATTCACCTGTACCGACAGGGCTTCACGGTTGAGGTCAAGCCGCTGGCACGTAACCTCTTCGCCCACGCCTTCGCGATGAGCTGGCTCGTCGACAACGGCCCCGCCGCCGTTCAGGCTGTCCACACCTACCTGGGAAAGCAGGAGCAGTCGTTCACCAACAACCTGGTGGAGATCAAGTACCCGCTCCCCGAGCCCCCTCGCAAAGTCGCCCCTCCCGTCTTTCAGACCTTGGAGGAGCACCGCTGGCACGAGAAACTGGTGGGTGAGATCACGTACTTCGCCAACATGGTCGCCGCGTACAACGTTCCGATGGCCTACCCGTTGTACCGGATGCACAGCGCGTACGCCCACACCTCTGCCCAGACGGCGAACGCCTTCATCACGGTCGGGGCCGATGGGCGCGTCGGGTTCACAGCCGAAGCTACCGAGGACACCCTGACCGATCAGGTGTACATGGCGGTCTCCGTGTTCACCGCAGCGCAGGCAATAGGTCCGACGATCAAGGGCGACCCGATGAGGAAGCCACTGGAGAAGGCAATGGGCGACCTGGGGATCTCTGGTGATCTGCGGCCCCGTCGCAAGTCGTGTACTGCTCCGCGCCCGCAGGCCGGGCCGACAGGGGATTCCCGTGCGGTGACGCCTTCGGCATGA
- a CDS encoding DUF5655 domain-containing protein: protein MAELMMFRRDADGRDVELSSSTVALEVELQRRVEAGLEQMLGIRFLASEYATGPWHRGRIDTLGLDENGSPVVIEFKKGSGSGVMSQAVSYLSWLESAQHEFEALVRKVLGVEAAVAIDWRRPRMVCIAAGFSHHDRVAVQRLPERIDLVRYRIFEGGLLGLLLVDSAPGFAGATSSRRSRERATGVGSAPAAPVTPPSAGVGLVPECLRDLYAELDDALTAWGEVEVAPLRHYIAYRRLVNVASVLFRPKHEAILVYLRLDPDTVELEEGFTRDMRGIGHLGTGDLEVRLASAAGLEKAAPLIRRAFEAA, encoded by the coding sequence GTGGCCGAGCTGATGATGTTCCGAAGGGACGCGGACGGACGGGATGTCGAGCTGTCCAGTTCGACGGTGGCGCTGGAGGTGGAGCTACAGCGGCGGGTGGAGGCCGGGCTGGAGCAGATGCTGGGCATCCGGTTCCTGGCGTCGGAGTACGCGACCGGGCCGTGGCACCGGGGGCGGATCGACACCCTGGGGTTGGACGAGAACGGAAGTCCGGTGGTGATCGAGTTCAAGAAGGGCTCGGGCAGCGGGGTGATGTCGCAGGCTGTCTCGTACCTGTCCTGGCTGGAGTCGGCGCAGCACGAGTTCGAGGCGCTCGTGCGGAAGGTGCTGGGCGTGGAGGCCGCCGTGGCGATCGACTGGCGTCGTCCGCGGATGGTCTGCATCGCGGCCGGCTTCTCGCACCACGACCGTGTGGCCGTGCAGCGGCTGCCCGAGCGGATCGACCTGGTGCGCTACCGGATCTTCGAAGGTGGCCTTCTGGGCTTGTTGCTCGTCGACTCCGCGCCCGGCTTCGCGGGCGCCACCTCGTCTCGCCGGAGTCGGGAGCGAGCAACGGGGGTCGGCAGCGCGCCAGCGGCACCGGTGACTCCTCCGTCGGCGGGTGTCGGCCTCGTTCCGGAGTGCCTGCGGGACCTGTACGCGGAGTTGGACGATGCTCTGACGGCGTGGGGCGAGGTCGAGGTGGCGCCGCTGCGGCACTACATCGCCTACCGGCGGCTGGTGAACGTGGCATCGGTGCTCTTCCGTCCGAAGCACGAGGCGATCTTGGTCTATCTCAGACTCGACCCGGACACGGTCGAGTTGGAGGAGGGCTTTACGCGGGACATGCGCGGCATCGGGCACCTGGGGACCGGGGACCTGGAGGTGCGCCTCGCTTCGGCGGCCGGGCTGGAGAAGGCGGCGCCGCTGATCCGGCGGGCGTTCGAGGCGGCCTGA